Below is a genomic region from Medicago truncatula cultivar Jemalong A17 chromosome 3, MtrunA17r5.0-ANR, whole genome shotgun sequence.
ttgttaaaaaatataaaagcacTGTCAAATCGTACATCACTTGTAACATTATCAATTTTCTCATATTGCTAATGAAAATGATCcattaattaacaattaaaacTTTTTGCAAAATATCAGGTCATCTGTAATCTATATCCTATGAGTAACATGGTGTAGTTATGaatcttgtgatcactaaaatGACAGTGACAAATGTACTGCAAAAAGTAAATTCTTTAAAGAGTTATCCTCCCAGAAGAATcagataaaaacataaattgaagGAACAAAAATAATTGTGATATTCTTTTAGTTGCTATAAGATCTGGATGTCCGTCCCCGTACTCATTAGTTGCTATTCCTAAAAATACCGTGTTTGAATAAGCAGCTTAAAGAAGTGCTTTTCACATGAGATCTTATATCATAAATGCTGAAAATATTCAATAAGCATAAGTCTGTTTCCATTAGCTTATTGCTGAAGTGTTTGTGCCATAAGCTAAACCTAAATAAGCTTTAAAAATACTCTTCCAAATGCCCGCAAGACTATCAACAACCCACTTCAACTCAAGAATGGACTGTGTGTCTATATACACACACTACAGTAAAACTTGTCATAGAAATAATCGTagtagttaattaattagctaTTGTTCAAGAGCAACAGCAACCtaattaaaaaaaccaaaagcaaGACGAGCCAAGTAACATACCATAATCTAGGGTCATTTGGTCTTTCTGAAAGACGCTTCCTGATGAGTTCAACAGCTGTTGCTTTCTTCTCCAAGAGACTGATTTCCATGTCAAACATCAAACGAACCAATAAGGGGTGAATATTGAGAGAGTAAATTGGTTCATTGATTTCATATCACATCATACCTGTAGCAGTGTATAAGATTGTCCCATAATTCTAAATCTTCAAACTCCTTTATTGCCTCCCCTATCAAGCCACAACGCACCAAAAGTTCCCCGTACTCTCTGAAATTGAAAGATAAAGTAACAAGAGTCAATGGGCTaaattccaaaagaaaaacTTGGGGTGAGGGGGTCATCTACAGAGAAAAAGTTTATACTTTCTCAAAGCGGGAATACTAGCCATGTAAACACCACAACTGAAGGGAATTCTTTCTGCAGTTGCTGGAGAAGATTCATAAATACGCTTCACCTACAGAAATATGCATAATATTTATGTTAGGtgcaataaataaatcaagCCAGTTCACATTTCACAATCACATTGCAGCCAAACTGAAACCAATGTGCTATTTATAGGTACAAAGGTTTAACAAATATTAAATGTTAAACATACATTGCTTCTATTTATTGTCCTTTTAAATATCAAAttgtgattatttatttttaatatataaaatgtgAAGTATGTTGAGCACAATTTACTTGCAATGTCATAAATCCTATAAGTCTCTTAAACTCTTCAAGAAGTAATAATCACAGGTTGTGATCCAATTTTGGCCAGTATAAAccataaaaaagttaatttaagtTGATAGCTTAGTTTCTTTTTCTACGAGAGTTCAACATCAATATTTTGacacaaatttataaaatttgttcATTGCAATAGGGAAAAAGCAGAATCAATTATCAGACAAATGATATAGTTTTCTTTTATTAGAACTGAAAAGAGAATGTACATTCATATAGGTAGGAGTCTCCTAGTTAACTCCTAATTAATAAGGAAGATTAATCAACACAATCAATACAATGACTAGTGGAGTTAAAACTAAATAGTCACAACTTTCCAATATCTCCACTAAGTACTTGATTAATTATTCTAACATATTTTTCTATGAGAGTTCAACATCAATattttgacacaaaaatttataaaatttgttcATTGCAATAGGGAAAAAGCAGAATCAATTATCAGACAAATGATATAGTTTTATAAATACAAACAAAGTTAACAGGTTACTAAAATGAAACACATACTAAGTTATCCATCATCAGTAATGCACGCTCCTTTGTTCGACTGCGCAATGACTCCCATCTAATACGCAAGATATCGCAGAAGCTACGTATCTAAAGCaggaaaaaaacattaaaaaatgcaGATGATTAAGTGGAACACTAGAATAAAGGAAAATGCACACCATAAGCACAAACAAAGTTGGCTCTATGGTGCGGGAAAAAAgccttattttaaaacaaatataagtGGTAGGTTTTTTTCTACTTACAATGAAGTAAGAGTAATGCTGGGAATCAATTGCCTCAATGTAAGGAGCCATATCCCATCCTGAAACCAAGTCATGAGCCAGCAATTAAGTCAACACCTACAACACACATCCAGTTTGTTTTCTCCTCTTTTCAGGAAAGTTTGTGGTTTTGGATTTTAGAATTCGTTTAGAAATGTAAATAGCACTAAAAGGAGGGAAAAAAGGAAAGCAGACTACTAAACGTTAGAGACCATAATGTAGGTTATTCTATGAAAGAGATGGCTTAATTAGGGATAACATAGTAATGGATCCTGAAAGTTCCAAACAAAAGTGGATATTTAAATAGACACCAGACCACCTTTGAAAAGCaaacaaaattattgaaattgaattttttttccttcagacAAATCTCTCCTTTCATCAGACTCAAAAATATAAAGACAGCATATGCTTAACAGAAGAATGGGTTAAATTGTAGCAGTTGACCCTAATTTCACCCCTCTGTTGTTTCAAATTTGGCAATCAACACGCTGAAACTTCGAATATGTTGCtaataaaatttttttttttttgtgaagaagctaaattaacccACCCAAATTGGCACTGGAgataatcgaacctgagacctcgaggaggagcacactcccagatcccaagccaccagaccaacccaagtgggtttgctaataaaataattacttCATATTAATGTTGTCCAAGTTTAGAAATATTAATAGAATATTCGATTCCACATCAACAGAAGTAACCTAGGAATGCAACTATTGAGTAAAGACAAACCAAAATATCTATTCATTTGATCCGATTTCTATCTTTCCCTCACTTCAAGTTTATCTGAACATAAAAAATAGGCTTTAACGACACTTAATCCCATAGCCGAGGTAGTTTCAAATTAGAAGGTTGAAAGAGGgatgatttatttatatgaagGCAAATGCTAACAAGGGCCCTAAGGGAAAATGTTAAGAAACCAAAGATAGAAACTTTATCTTGgaatttgtgtttagaaaaaaaaaattaaacttcaaaGAACTAAATACAAGATTTCCAAGTTAAAATTTCTACATTTCTATTCATTTGATCCGATTTCTATCTTTCTTTCACTTCAAGTTTATCTGAACGTCAAAAATAAGCTTTAACAACATTACAGCACTTTATCCCATATCCTTATCCCATATCCAAGGTAGTTTCAAATTAGAAGAGGTTAAAAGaggaatttatttatatgaagaCAAAGGCTAACAagtaacaagtgccctaagggcacatgttaagaaaccaAAGATAGAAACTTTATCTTGgaatttgtgtttaaaagaacaattttaaacttcaaagaattaaatacacaatttccaagataaaatttctatCTTTGCGTCCTTAACATGTTCCCTTAGGGAACTTGTTAGCAAGACTCTTATATGAAAGTATACGTATGATAGAAATGATATTGTAAATGCATGTACAAATAATAAAGGCAACTTACGTTGCAATTCATCATGTCGGGAACTCTTCTCGATTAGAAGGCAGTATGCTAGAACTACAGCCTGTTGTGTTGCTGTCATGTTGGAAGTGACAGCACCATTTTCCACATCTTGTGACCTAGTTTTAGAGTCATCAGCATTTTCTAACAACTTCGGTATTACCAGTATGTCAGATGTTTCAGAGGTTTGATGCTGATGCAAATTATTTCGACCATTGCTGTCATCACATGTTTGGATGCCAGTTCCCATTAAGGGGCCGTTGTCCCCAGTGTTTGACGAACTTGTGTTTGTAACAAGTACCATTTGTGCCTTTGGTTCAGCCTGTGTCAAAGAATAACGTATTAAAAGATAAGTACCATGAATGAAACTTTCTGATGGTGCAGTTTACTGTGTTTACCTGATGTACGGTACGGAAACCAAGTACCCCGGTAACTGAAAGCTGAAGCCCAGCTGCCATCTCAGCTGACTCAAAATGTGTCCTGATACAATAAGGTACTTCATCATAAAAGGACACCACGGGAAATCAAAGTTAACCATCATTTCAACATTTAAATAGTATTCTACAGGAAAATTTTACTATAAACTTATTTCTAGTTTCATCAATAACATAGTTATTTTACCAATTCCAAGTCCATCATGCTTCCAATATATATTTGTACACTTCAAGGTGAATCCTCACAACTGGATAGGAAATGCGGGGCGGGGATTATCATTCATACTAAGTTACAGGTCACGACTTAGTATTCTCGGTGAGAAGTAAGAAGCAATGCATACTGTTAAACTAATCAAACACAGGCTGTGCTTGACCTGGTGTTTGTCAACTACTTTTTGCTTAAGACTAGTAAACATATTAAGGGGAAGATATGACAATTTATGTAATGCAAGCCCAAAAACCATGAAAAGGAAAACACAACTTTTTCCCCAACAACTTTCCATTTCCGCAGGGAATGCTTTTAGTTGGTTTCGATTCCAGTAACAGATTACTAAATCCTTCCTGAAAAGGATTTACTTCCAGCATTGCTTGCATAAAGAAGTTGGAACATATAAACAAACCAGAAAAAATAACCTCGCAAATTAATGTGACTAAGCAAATATTGTCATTTGTATGTTGCTAATATCCAAACAAGAACATAGTAATTCCAAGAGGTAACGAGACAGGATACAAAATACaacaataagttttttttttttaagaagaagccAAACTAGCCTACCAAAATTGGCACtggggagaatcgaacctgagaacCATAAGAGGAGCATAATCCAAGGTCCCAAGTGAATACCACAAGGCCAACCAAAGTGGGTTTATAATTTTAAGTATATTAACGATAAGACATCACTAAGACTTATAGTGTCGTCATTAGGACAACCGTGATTTGTTGAGTAACAAAATTTTAGAGTTCTGTCCTATACCCCGtattaaaagtttatttatcctgtagctattttaaaaataaacacaaaacaGACAACATTTTCTTGTCTAGTCCCTTGTTTTTAAACAAACCAAGTGTAGCCTAAATGTAAAGTGCTTCCTTTAAACAGACTACCTTGCATACAAAGAATGGACTAAAATACTCTCCAGGTGATTGAACTATATACAGGTACATAATGAAGCATACCTTCCATTCACATCGcaaacaaaataatacaaaCAAAATCTGTCATagtaaaaggaaaaataaaaatcgaaGAGAACTGACCTACAAGGATCAACTCGTCCATATGCATATTCCATAATTCCAACCTCTAAATGAAGCAAGGAAACAATGGCCAAGCTCTCTCCATCACGCAAACCAACATCCCAATAACTTTGAACTTTTTCTGAAGTGCCAAATTGTCGTAAGGCTTCGCCCATATAAGCATGCAAAAGATCAAAAAGAGTAGAAGATCGCTCATCCAAAATTCTCTGTTCAAGAAGCAAAACCCTTCCAAGCCACCAAGTAAGGCTTCTAATTCTAATATCAACTGATAAATCTTTCATCCTCATAAGCAACATCTTAGAAAAAACTATATactagaaagagaaagaaaaaaaagactaatTAGTTACTTGAGTTGAATCGAATGTCAATTGATAATTCAAAGTCAAATTATGAAAGATTTCGTTTcaactaattttatataattatagtaATAATGAGCTGTTAAATGCAACGCCTAACGAATGGAGTACCTGAAGATTCGAGAACTTTCCAAGCAAGTCAGAACCATCAGCCATTAGATAATTACGCGCCCAAATATCCCATTCTGCACATTCTAATTCAACCAGAGACAAAGGGAATCTCGGTAGCTCCTTCCCCTTCAAAGGCCTGAAATTACAATCCACTGATTTATAAACCAATAGCTTATTTGGGCTTATCCTCTGGCATACGTACTCATGAAACGGTTATGTTTTTGAGATCTTATGGAAACagtttatgacatgttcataagttgttttcagcttcaTAAAAAAGATTTAAGCTTATTTCCACGAGTTCTCCAGGATAGCTTACATGAAAATCAACTTTGTTATATcttgttataaaaatagtttatacataagcacttaagCTATAAGCAGCTAATTATGGTTCtgttggattgacttatttgagcttatgtaCTGGCGCTTTGTGATGCTGTTTGGAAGAACTTGTGAGAATAATTAATGACAACGAGTATAAGCTtctttcagcttattttcataagttttccaagatagcttatgaaaacagcttatagcctATACAGATTTAACTTATTTTACCTCTTGCtgtagaaataacttatacataagaaCTTACCATGGTAGGTGCTTGTGTTATAAGTTGCAAATaagctatttatccaaacatgtcctaagttgtttatccaaaccgGACCCAAATAgcaaataagaataaaaacggTTTCTTTTGTGATGAAAAGGAACATTACCCAGTGAAATTACATTGAGTAAACCCTAGAAATGCAGCAACAGCAATACACAACACAAGAGTAGCCCTGCGAGTCTGTTCAACTGTGCTAACGGTGGCGTCTGTTATAAAAGACTCAGCGCGATCCACAAACTCGGAGTAGAACCGTTCGCCGGAAGAATTTGGTGGCGGCGATTCAAGATTAAGCTGGAAGATGAGTTTACTGGATTGGGAGGTGAGTGCTTCAGCATAGTTTCCACACTCAATTGAGCTCAAGAGCTTGTTGATGAGGTCATCGGGTGATTCGGAATTTGAAGACGGAGACGGTGAAGGAGTGAGGGTGCAACGGAGGAGACGGAGCTCGTAGCGACGGATTCCGGTAACGTCAGATTCTTCCAAGGTTGACATGTTTTCTGGCTAAGCTCACGTTATGTTCTTGCTtcagggtttagggttttttcttttacattgtTTTGCTTTCGtaggttttgttttgtttgtttctaaagtttttaataaaactagATCATGAACCCGTGCTAGATCACTATGgctctgtttgataaaaatagcggatagctgatagcttttagctgataagttaattgaagtgtttggtaaaaatagcggttcatctaactgataaatgtaaaatgacataaagggtattcttaattcataataaaaattatatcattaatttaagtatttgtaatttaaatttattaatttaatatatcctatgtattataaattaaattaaattttatttactaaaattttatcttatatttattatcggtgtttctactttataaagaaaataacatttacctcaaaaaaaaaaaaggtagcattaataaagtaatactaataacagagaataaagaaaataacacttacttacctcaaaaaaaataaaaaaaaagtaatactaatagaataatagtattttgttccgtaaaaaaaaaaacaaaggtatatattttttcaaaaaaaaaaaaaaggccagctgatatatatacaaaaattggaataaagggatagtagtctttattacgtagcttattataaaaattataatggataaaaatacaatttaaatgaaataataagggtaaaattggaagaaaaagtgagaagctataagctcaaacgctacttggaatagcttctgaaaaatagcttataagctcgtgaaataagctataagctcatggtgaaaaagtgttaccaaacagagctttttttgtcaaacaagtttataagctataagctaaaagctaaaagctctttttttggtttcccaaacagaccctataTATACATGAAAAAGGCATTGTTAATTGACATAATAGTTAAGAAGATATTGCACTTGAAACATCATTACAATATAATCAgtaacaacaacattaatcaacggATATTTTAAAACACTTCTTTGTATACTACATTTGAAACGTCATATTTATATCTGAATCCTCATCATAAGTCAATAATATCTTTAGTCCTTTTCGTGAAcatataattgtttttcattttctttttatttctacTATATGAAGTAAGTAAGGTAGCTTACAAAGACAACTCTTGAAATAAACCTTGATAATGATTAGGGCCTACCTTAATAGCTAATAATGAGTATAATTTGCTTGTTGGAATAAGCTATAAGATAGGTCTGCTCTGAGTTGATTACAAAATCTCATTTAACCATAATAagaataatttgtttgtttgaataAGCTATAGGATATGTCTACTCTAGGTTGATTACAAATATCACTTTACTCTAATGAGTATAATTTGGTTCGTTGAATAAGCTATAGGATAAGTTTGCTCTAGGTTGATTGCAAAATCTTTTATTGTCCATAGTCATACATTAGATATATAAAAAGGACGTGAATTAGTTTAGTTTGCTCATATAAAAGACATGGTCTCATTAATGCTAAACGTATAATTTTTTaagcttttgtttttttaaagattctCCTCACGTTGTTATCATGTCTAGAAGCTTCGGTCATAATTTACAACTTCTCAAGGATATATGTGTGTTTCATTTGAATAAGATATAGGATAGGGCTGCTattagtttaattaaaaaatcttgTGATATTAACTAAAGTCAGATACAAATTTTATAGAGTTAGCTctataatttgttttaataattTAGGAGAAATAATGCTAACAAAAGAGGAGCATAAGAGCCTAATCTGTTCTAAAGTATAGCATATGTTACAACAAACTGATATGCATTACATGAGCTGGAATATTGCCGAATTGGATAGGAACACCAGGCTTTGTTAAACAACTACATTTTTTGCTATAGGTAGTGAATTAACACCaatgataataataagaaaCTTTTTTCATACATAAACAAATTagtaatgaaacaaaaattgcATCAACAACGAAACAGAAATTGCATCATTGATAATGATAAGCCAAAAAAGTACATTGCATGATTCACAAATTCATTTGGAACCAGCATTCTTCAAAAGTACATAAAACCAAAACTTAATCTTCAAAATTGAGatcttcaaattgctcaaacCAAAAGAGTTAAACAAAACTGAAGATTACACTTCATATAGTTCCATCACTATTTGATCTTTAGATTActtgaaccaaaaaaataaaatgtaaacatATAAAAGTCCACCGCATAATTCCCCCAATACTTAGCAATGTTCATGACATAAAAAATGAGAGAATAAAATCTTCTCTTTCAATAAAACATGTTTGGTAAATCCATCAATCATGGGTGCTGCCAAGGTGGTCCATATTTAAAAAGGCACGCTATTATCATGGTGAAGTGAAGATGAGAGCATGCATGGTTATAGATAAATATTAATCATGAGCTGCAATAATCATGGTTATAGATAATTATAAACCTATCTTGGCCTATATTATATACACTAATATCTGTTGTACATATGAGAGCAGATGAATATGCATCGCGAGCCATAGATGGTTGGGGACACTTTTTATCAGTTTAAATATATGTGAGTGAATGAGAagtttaaacaaattaaaactttgGTCTTAGTAGGAGTACATAGAGTATGATCAATTCAAAAAGCTAATGACAGAGTATGATCATTAGCTTCTCAAGCAACAAAACGGATATTTGGCAGCAATTAGTTTTGCTAAGACAATGCTTATAATACACGCAAAAGTAAGCATATTTTGATAAGGCGTTGAAGGTTGTATCAAGATCTGTCTTTTGCTGCAACATTTTATGAGAGGAGGAATGCAAGTGCAGCATCATTTCTTAGGCTTCTATGCCACTTTCCTTGAAAAATGCACGTGCAATGTAAAAGTTAAAGTTGCTTAGGGACAGCACACAATTATTAGTAGaagaatttttttctctcttaggGAATACATAGATTACGTGACATATCAGATTATCATGTCTAAGAATTTGATGCATTAgctataagtattttttttccaaaatccaGCCAAGATATCATCTATCATAGAAGTATCTGAATATGTGATTCATATAGGATGGACAtttatcctaaaaaaataaaagaatgtgaAATTCGTATGTTTATCTCATACATTGAGCACCTATCCATAATAATTGTTTCACTGATCCTAGTATGCTAAATTAATAAGTTAAATTAAGTAATACATTGATCTCCTAAACCAAGTGCAGTGTGTTTAATTTATGGCTAACATTGACCATTAGATGATGTTAAATACGATCAACATCAAGCAAATATTAACCATGACAGAGACCTTCCTCAAGTACTCCATTATCTATACTCTCTTATCAATTAGATTGCATTGGGAACAAAAACTATCTCATGTACATTTAAATGCTTATCAGTTAGTATAAGCATGCTTATATTGAGTTGATCGAGTAAGGAAATGATTACAGATTGCAGATATGAATTACCTTGAACACACAACCTATTTGCATTAGGGTATGTCTGAGCATTAATTTATGTATATAACTAGATCATCCACCcatgctgccgcacgggtcatatacatctTTGCAAAATATTGTAATGCGATATGATTCATCgcttatgattataattaatttgatgaaaGAAAACTATAAAATCGCAATAGTGTCTCATTACTTAAATGATGTATGATTATACATTTTGAAAAATCTCTTGATAA
It encodes:
- the LOC11424027 gene encoding tetratricopeptide repeat protein 27 homolog, which gives rise to MSTLEESDVTGIRRYELRLLRCTLTPSPSPSSNSESPDDLINKLLSSIECGNYAEALTSQSSKLIFQLNLESPPPNSSGERFYSEFVDRAESFITDATVSTVEQTRRATLVLCIAVAAFLGFTQCNFTGPLKGKELPRFPLSLVELECAEWDIWARNYLMADGSDLLGKFSNLQYIVFSKMLLMRMKDLSVDIRIRSLTWWLGRVLLLEQRILDERSSTLFDLLHAYMGEALRQFGTSEKVQSYWDVGLRDGESLAIVSLLHLEVGIMEYAYGRVDPCRTHFESAEMAAGLQLSVTGVLGFRTVHQAEPKAQMVLVTNTSSSNTGDNGPLMGTGIQTCDDSNGRNNLHQHQTSETSDILVIPKLLENADDSKTRSQDVENGAVTSNMTATQQAVVLAYCLLIEKSSRHDELQRWDMAPYIEAIDSQHYSYFIIRSFCDILRIRWESLRSRTKERALLMMDNLVKRIYESSPATAERIPFSCGVYMASIPALRKEYGELLVRCGLIGEAIKEFEDLELWDNLIHCYSLLEKKATAVELIRKRLSERPNDPRLWCSLGDITNNDACYEKALEVSNNRSARAKRSLARSAYNRGEYETSKVLWESAMSMNSMFPDGWFAFGAAALKARDVEKALDAFTRAVQLDPDNGEAWNNIACLHLIKKKSKEAFIAFKEALKFKRNSWQLWENYSHVAVDVGNISQALEAAQMVLDITKNKRVDTVLLERITNEVEKRHSTSNYVPPVTTDNKPNTDQFCIVDSGSEHQEQVSGRSRETEQLMLSLGNVLQQIVKNGSGYGPEIWGLYAKWHRIKGDLIMCSEALLKQVRSFQGSDTWNDRDRFQKFAKASLELCKVYMEISTSTGSIKELFTAEMHLKNICRQAQSFSDTEEFKDIQACLDEVKIKLQSNSMPS